AACCAGTCGCCGGTGCCGCTCCTGAAGCTTTCCCCATGAGTTTGCAGGCTGTGGGTGAGGGCCAGAGGCAGGACGGGGAGCAGGTTGTGACCAGCAGTGTTTGCTAAGAGCTGTTTCCTAAAGTCACCAGTAGCACCTTCACCCAATGCTGGAGCTTTCAGAAGCTCCTTTTCCATGTGCTCTCCTCCTCTTGATTGGTACCCTCAGTGGTGGGACACAAGAACGAGCTTTGGAGTGGTCAGAGACAGTGGGGAAGTCTCACGCCAGCGGGTGGTGGGGTGGTTCATTTCTGCCAGGGCTAGACCATCCTCCAGACAAGGCTGTGATCCCCCTAGTCCCTGTTCACATGCTGTGACTGCTCCCAGCTGAGTtacagcctgcaggagctgtttggCTATTACCATCTACTTTCTGCGTGTTGCTGAGTGTTCTTACATCTGTTGCAATATCATTTCAATGTTTCTTACACAGGGTAACGTTTTCACGAGCTggccagaggagcagaggaaggcagaggaagacAGAGCCAGCCGAGGCACGAGGAGACTTGATTTGCTGAAGCCCCTTTGATTTCCAGCCTGCCATCCTGCTTCAATCCTCCAAACTGTTGGCAGGATGCATGTAGGGCAGGATAGAAGGCCAGATGCTGGCAGCTGTGAGTTCCTGCTTTGCCTTCCACTTTGCTAGGGATGGATTCCCCAGCTTCACATATTCAGTAGAAAGCTTCTCCTCAGCCAGAAACACTTTTTGGCAGCCTGAGTATCTGCCCACCCCGCTTTGCAGCACCTCTTGAGACCATGGAGCCTTCCAGAGTCCTGCCCTTAAGAAGGGGTTTGAGTTCTGGGAGATGGCTCCTGTGGGTCCGATGCATCATGGGGAAACAAGATGCTCTTGAGCTCTGTTAAATCTCAAATGTGTCGCTCTCAGTGGCACATTCTGGCTTAGAGCTGAGAGACTGAACCCCAGCAGTTCAAAGAGGCTTTCCCCGAGGTAAATGGGGATTGTAATTTGTTTTTTTGCAAACATACCATGTACTGGGACACCCCTGACTGAATTCCAGCTTGCTTTGATTTGCTTCTTCACCCTTCTGTGCCATGCAGGCAGCgcagctggcagcccagggTGGAGGCTGCTGTGCACTGCCGGCTCTCCGGAGGGCTCCTTCCCCGAGGACCGAGGCACCTTTGTACACCTGCAGTGGCGCTGCGCAGCAGTGTTACCATGGGGTGGAGTTTCAACTGCAGGATTAGAGTCGTAGATTCTCGGTGCATTTCCgcccccccacctcccagtTACTGTcgccagctccctctggctccTGCACCTACTACCACCATtgccagctccctccctcccagcccctctgaaCATCTTCTCTCCCATAGCTCCCGTGACAGCCACAGAAGTCTTGGCTGAGACTTTGGGATTGCTCATCGTGGGACGGCAAGAGGCTGGCAGTGAGTTGGATGAGGCCACGCAGGAGCACATGCAGCAGCATCAGAGGTACCTGTTCAAAGACCCATCACCACCACTTGCACCTACAGAGCCTGCCCTCCACGCGCTCTTGCAAGCTGCAGCTGACAGATGGCCTCGGGAGAGCCTTTGTCATTGAGGTGATctttgggctgcagccaggtgactCGGACATCTTCCTGTGCAGCCGCAGCAGAGAGGCCACCTGGGCCACAAGCTTGACGTGGCCAGCAGTTGTGCTGCGGCACAGGCGAAGCTCTGCCAGCACATCTGCAGGCAGGTGCCACGTGGCAGCTACCACCTCCATGCCTGCAGGTGTGCACCCAAATCCTGGCAGGCACAGGCTTTTCTCCTCCTACCCTGAAGGCAGCTGTGATGCcccccctgagcagcacagccgtGGCTGGCAGGTGCAGGAGGGAGTTTGTGCTGCGGCTCGAGGACATCATGCAgtacctgtgctgctgcctggaaaacaaacaccTCAGCCACCCCTTCTCCTACAAGGAGAGCATGCCCGAGGAGATAAGCCTGCCCCCAGCCTATGCAATGGCTGAGACACTCAATCTCTTCCAGGGCCTCGCGCAGGATCCAGCCGCCCACACCAAGGCTGCTCACAAGGCTGCTCTATCGTCCACAAGAGGAGGTCTTCAAGCCCAGAGCTGTCTGTGGAGCCCACAGCTGACGGCAGAGCACCACCTCAcacaggagggagaaggaaggagagcacaggagacaggcaggagaagggacagctctgtgcagcagccCTGCGCCAAGAGATGCAGCGTTCTCCTCTggtgctgtccccagcacagcagctgctgaggactACAGTGATGGCAGACCTGACTTTTGCCTCGTTGCTCCCTCGCTCTGGCTGTGGCCCGGATCAACACATGGGCCCAGGAAGTGCTGCTGGCCGCTCCAGCTTGGCAGGCACCGAGTGACTCGTGTCAGAGACTCCTGCCGTGCAGGGCAGGGTGTCTTGGAGACTGGGTGCAGGcctcctgcctcccagctgcctggcctcctctcttccctgcccccagctcctcctcactgctgctcctgtcctctCTCCCATCTCCTgaagctccctccctccctgcccctctcaaccccttctctccctctccctgtaCTTTCCCtacccctccccacctcccttcCCCAGTAGATTGAGTGTGTGCTGCATGGCAATAAAGTGTTGTGTTTGTGCACCCGAGTGCTCCGGTGCCATGTGGCTGGACACAGAGCAGACAGGCTGTTTGGGTAGCTGCTGCAGGGCCTACACTTAGCTCTGGGCTTTCGTTTGTGTTCATTGAGCTTGCAGGTCTGCATTGCCATGACACAAGTCCCACTGGGTCGGGCTTCAAAGGTGCCCGGGGGAAGGTAGAGGTCACTGCTAGGTAAAAGCCTGTGCAGCATAGGTAAAGCTACAGGTAACTGCCAGGAGAAAGCCTGTGGACCATACCTGGGGTGTTGGTGTTTGGTTTCTAAAGGATAACGGCAGCTCATCCAGCAAGAGCACAGAGGGTTCTGAGGGCACAGGGAGCACCTCCTGCAGGAAGATGTGTATGACAAGGCTGGGGGACAAACTGGGGGAGGTCTGTTAACAGTTTAACAACTAACAGGCTGCTGTGATGGTTGGTGCTCAGTGTGTGATATTTGGCGATCCAGGCACGTGGCCAGAAAAAAGGCAACTTGGAACCACACCAGCATCCTGGAAggagggaactggcagaggaggctgctgaaGCCCTCTCTATTCTAGTCCAAAAGCCATGGCAGCctggtgaagtccccactgactggaaaaagggaagCATAACCCCCACTggcaaaaagggtaggaaggaggagccagggaactcccggccagtcagtctcacctctgtgcccagtaagatcttagagcaggtcctcctggaggctactactgaaacagaagaatagtgaagaggtgatttgctCAATCTTGAGACCAGTCTGGTTCAACAAcattgtgggtgccatggacagaggcatttaGTGCACCCTCGgccaagtttgctgaccacaccaagctgtgtggtgcagcagacatgctggagggaagggatccatgcagagggacctggagaggttgcagaggtaggcacaagccaagcccaggaggttcaacaagagcaagtgcagtgtcctgcatctggatcgGGGCAATCCcatgcacaaatgcaggctgggcagtagatggctggagagcagccctgaggagagggacctgggcgtgctggtggacaagaggctcaacaggagccagcagtgtgcacttacagCCCTGAGGGCCAACTggaccctgggctgcatcaggagaagtgtggccagcagagcaagggaggtgattctccccttctactccactctgctaagaccccacctggagtactgcatccagtgctggagccccagagaagggccactgggttgatcagagggctgcagcacctctcctatgtgGATGGACTGAGGGAtatgggggagaaggggaggctacgaggtgaccttcttgtggcctttcagtacctgcagaggcctacaaaaaagctggggaaggacttttcaggataccagggagtgacaggactcggggggatggagcgaagctggagatgggtaggttcaggctggacgtgaggaggaagttgttgagcatgagagtgatgagagcctggaatgggctgcccagggaggtggttgaggccccacggctggaggtgttgcaggccaggctggatggggctgtgggcagcctgatctggggtggatgtgtccctgggcatggcaggggggttggaactaggtgatccttgtggtcccttccaaccctgcctgattctatgattctaactaacGGTGTTCTGAAGCTGGGCAGGTCCAGATTCGTCTCTCTCCTCGCACACCCAGTCAGAATAGCACAAGGAATgtggcagcagcctcacagAGCCCTtatgaagcagaagcagcttccTGCCGCATGAAAGAACCAAAGGCTGCTCAGGAATTGAGGGGATTCCTGGGAATGGTTGTGTGGTGCAGGTGGTGCATCCTCAACTGTgcactgctgctcagagccctggatGAAACCCCAAAGGACTCCAAGGAGACCAGATAGGCTGCGGTCACGCCTGTGCGGGCAGAGGAAGCTGCTaccctgcccaccagcacttctGCCCAGAAGGCAGAATTAGCAGCCAGGGGTCAAGCCTCAGGAACAGCTatgggagagagaggaaacgTTTGGACTGACTGGAAACATGCCTTTGGGGTGGcacatgcacacagagctctctgccagggCGAGAGAGGACTGTGGCTGGCACAAGCATGGTCCTCAAACAGAAAGAAGAGATTCTCCAACTCCTCCTAGCAGTTCACACCCTCAAGAGGGGGCAATGATGCACTGCAAAGCTCACCACTTTGGAGAGACTGCACTGAATTCGGGAGATCAGACGCTCCAAGTGCTAAGGGGGTGACTGAAGAGAGAAGGCATCATAGGAAGACCTTCAGCAGCTACCTAGAAATgggagcaagaagaggaggagctgaaagagcagggagaggagctgcaggaggatgaAGTGTCCCACACACTTCCCAGGGGGCTGGTAGCACACAAGCAGGCCTGCAAGCCACAAAGAATGGgggtgctgccttggcaggggagctTGCCCCCTGGGAAATCTCCACTgcctcagcagccctggcacacgTCTCTGTGGAAgcagtgtcctgctgcagctgcagagcaggagagagatCCTGCCACGGACAGgccccagctcagcaccagcaagTACACCCCCCCCATTCACAGGCCTGCTGAAGGCACTCTGAGCACACCCATGACCACAAGCTCCAAGGCCCCCAGCAGCAAAGGAGCAGATGCCAgctccgggggggggggggggggtggagatCTAAGGAGCACTCAGGCTTTGGGGCAAAGGCAGTGACGGGCAGAGAAAGGTAGGTGGCTTCCAAAAATGCAGTTTTATTTCCACCGTGATGGCTCCGTTGGGTCCCCACAGGCAGGTCTCTGCTGCGAGCCCCTTTGCTGCCAGCTAACTCTGTCAGCTCTGCATCACAGCTGGCATGTGCAGGTATTGCCCAGCCCCCAGGAGCTGAGTGGTGCTTGAGTCAGCAaggctggatgtgtttcaggagcATGTGGACGTGGTGCCTCGGGCTAGGGGTTCAGGTGGATCTTGGAGAGCAGGCTTctaggctgggcttggtgaCCCTGGCTGGGGGGCTTTGCCAAGCCGGCTGTTCGTGTGCCTCTGTGAAGTCGCTGCCCGGCAGCATGAAggtgcagctcctccagctcagctAAGGCACTGAGGGGTCGGTTACAGTGCGCAAGGCTGTTCCAGTCCTGAGGAAcacttccttttgcttttcgCCCCGACGCTGTCCAAGGCAGGACCCTCaccaggttgggctggctctCGGGAGCAGCCACCACAAGCAGCCTCTCTtgcccctgctctcctgccggcaaggagagcagagctgcttctagcagtgcCTCGGCCGTTGGTGAGCGTTCGGGGCCAGGCGTGGGCGAGCTGTGCCTGGCTCAGCCCCACGGCTGTGCCTTCGCGGAGCCGGAGCCGGAGCCGGAGCCGGAGCCGGAGCCGGAGCCGGAGCCGCGGGCGCGGAGGGGTCGCCAGCGCCTCCGGTGCGGCTTCCCCTAGAGGCTGCTGCGGTTGCgcctcctgccctggctctggCCCGCCCGGGGCTCCGCAACGGCTCTGCGGGAGCGCTGCTCGCTGCCGCCGGGCGCCGCCGCGGGCCTGGGCAGCTCCGGTGCGCCGAGCTGCGCAGCTGCGCTCCGCTGCCAGTGGCTGTCCCGCGGCACTGCCCGACCTTCCCTGCCTTGCCGGGCAGCAGCGTGGCCGGGGGGCCGAGACGCCCCACGGCGTCCTGGCCTGTGCGGCAGCCGCCCTGTGGCCTGCGGCCCTAGGGCAGGGGCCGAGCCCTGGACCCGAGCccgctgctgaggctgcaccccAGTGCTGGGAAAGGGCCTTCAGCTGTGCCCGCACAGCTCGGCGCTGGGCACCGGCAGACAGCTCTTCACAGAAGGCACTGtcgagccctggcacaggctttgcagggaaatggtggagtcacagcCATCCCGGGATGGATCCAAGAGATccgtggctgtgctgctgatgcCTGCCAGGGAACCATGCTTAAATGaagcctcctgtgcctcagcttccacccagtgccccttgtgctgtcatcgggcatcacccagcagagcctggctccatcctcctgcaccTCGCCCTTTCCATAGCCATCAACATCCCTGAGGGCAGCTCTCCGTCTCCTCCAGGCtagagagccccagctccctcagtctctccttgcaaGAGAGATGTCCCCTTCCCTGAGGCacctctgtgcctctgctctggactctctcaagcagttcgatggccctcttgagctgggggccagaactgaacacagcactgcaggtggccGGGGGCAGCTGTGAGTCGCTGAGCCAGGCCGGGGCCGAGGGCCGGAGCTGGTCCTTAGGCGTGGCTGCGATGTGCTGCGGtgattgtgacatcacaaaggatgggggggctggggaggctaTAAAagggccagcaggcagcactgcccacAGTCTGGACCAGTAGTAAGTGTGGGTCTGGGGGGAGGTTGGGCCGCACgagggctggggaagaagcGCAGGTCCCTGGGGTTGGGTTCTTGCCCTGCATGGAGGGCAATGCCGCTCGCGAGAGCCacttgggcagggcagggcaccactggtgccaggactgggtgcagGCCTTGCTGCCTCCCAGCTGCCTTGTCCCCTCTTACCCCTGCCCTAGCTCCCTGGGGCTCCCATACCCACCCCCATCACCTGCAGGTCCCTCTCTCACAGCCCACTGCATCCCCCCTTGTCTCCCCCTCTCTTGCAGGCCATGGCTGCCATGGTTGCCGCGCGTGTCCTGTCTTCAGTTTTGCAATCGCTCCTTCTGGGAGCAAAAAACGTTGGCTATGAGCTGGATGGGGCCACAGAGGAGTGGATGAAGCAgcgtgaggagatgctgagccaGGAGATGGCtcggctgctggaggaggtggaggaactGGAGCAgatgaggcaggagcagggctgtgttGCCTGGAGAGCGATGCTCTCAGCTGCCTTGCAGCAGTGGCAGTTCTGGGCCATTGCCGGCATATTTCTCCTGCTCTCGGTGCTGTGCTGGCGGCTCAGGAGATGGAGccatgcagcagccagcagcagcaaagagatcTTCAGGAGCTACGTAGAGTTGGATGGAGGTGAAGAGGAGCAGGAACGTGagcaagaggagctgcaggaggaagtaCGTGATGAGGAAGATTCTAAAGAATTGAAGGATCTGGACAGGATCTTTGCTGAGAGCTTAGAGTGGCCAGGGCAGGAGCTCGCCTACGGGTGCCAGGAGGTGAAGGAGCTGGTGGGGGAAGTCATCCAGGTCTACCAAGAGCTGTCCTCTGGTACTTTCTTCCCGGTGATGCAGCCACCCATTGGAGTAGGCAGCACCTACGAAGGTTGGAGTCCTCATGGCAATGATGCTGTCTACCGCCTGCTGGTGCCACTCAAGCCCGGTCTCGGGCATGCCTTCTACATgaaggagaaaatcctggaggaGAGGCCAAAGCAAACCTTCTGGATCCGAGTGCGACGAAAGTGCACCTGTGCAACAGAAGAGCCAGTGCCCTGCttcttccaccaccctcaggagaggcagaggagacagGGCCGTTCCCACGAGCTGGGCATCCTCTGCACTGACTCCTACCTAGATGTGCACAAAACTGTCAGCTGGTTCCAGAACTTTGTGATGTCAGTCTGGGGCGTGAGGCCTAAGATGCGTTCCTACCATCTAAAGCTGCTGCCCTCCACGCGCTCTTGCAAGCTGCAGCTGACAGATGGCCTCGGGAGAGCCTTTGTCATTGAGATCTTATTTGGGCTGCAGCGAGCTGACTCGGACATCTTCCTGTGCAGCCGCAGCAGAGAGGCCACCTGGACCACAAGCTTGACATGGtcagggagctgtgctgtggcagaggtgaAGTTCTTCCAGCATATCGCCAGGCAGGTGCCACAGGGCAGCTGCCACCTCAAATGCCTGCAGGTGTGCACCCA
This genomic interval from Pogoniulus pusillus isolate bPogPus1 chromosome 1, bPogPus1.pri, whole genome shotgun sequence contains the following:
- the LOC135180982 gene encoding inositol 1,4,5-trisphosphate receptor-interacting protein-like 1 produces the protein MAAMVAARVLSSVLQSLLLGAKNVGYELDGATEEWMKQREEMLSQEMARLLEEVEELEQMRQEQGCVAWRAMLSAALQQWQFWAIAGIFLLLSVLCWRLRRWSHAAASSSKEIFRSYVELDGGEEEQEREQEELQEEVRDEEDSKELKDLDRIFAESLEWPGQELAYGCQEVKELVGEVIQVYQELSSGTFFPVMQPPIGVGSTYEGWSPHGNDAVYRLLVPLKPGLGHAFYMKEKILEERPKQTFWIRVRRKCTCATEEPVPCFFHHPQERQRRQGRSHELGILCTDSYLDVHKTVSWFQNFVMSVWGVRPKMRSYHLKLLPSTRSCKLQLTDGLGRAFVIEILFGLQRADSDIFLCSRSREATWTTSLTWSGSCAVAEVKFFQHIARQVPQGSCHLKCLQVCTQILAGTGFSPSTLKVVVMHLLSSTPVSGWCRRDFVLRLKDIMQYLRCCLENKHLSHFFIGSESMPEEISLPPAYEMAEPLNLFQGLAQDPAAHTKAMHEFEESYDKLKRLLCSAAGSPGWRLLCTAGSPESSFPEDRGTFVHLQWRCAAVLPWAPVTATEVLAETLGLLIVGRQEAGSELDEATQEHMQQHQRASRRIQPPTPRLLTRLLYRPQEEVFKPRAESRAASSSASAVGERSGPGVGELCLAQPHGCAFAEPEPEPEPRARRGRQRLRCGFP